One genomic region from Anabaena sp. PCC 7108 encodes:
- a CDS encoding caspase family protein, with the protein MSRDALVVGINSYDHLPPLTAPAKDAEAIAKLLENYGEFKVTRLPAVKDRQNNTICIGQKTSVTVTQLEESIVQLFKPKGKPPETGLLYFSGHGLLKDRGVQEGFLAATDINPKDGKWGLSLKWLRQLLQESDVSQVIIILDCCHSGELLNFDEADPGNRGKKGDRCFIAACRDFEKAYEEIDSTHSVLTKVLLKGLEPSQKGWVTNLDLAAFMNRKDHPFPQVSVCENSGQKINLTCSLAAPIKEVAAKSENPICPYKGLAYFDFNDEDPKYFHGRLKLTDDLLQKVKSGNFLAVLGASGSGKSSVIRAGLLYQLKLGHRLSGSDTWQISIFRPSEHPFQRLVEALVQPGLSTADHAIELGKIKKLIGEDPVEGLVNLITANKAECVVLVVDQFEEVFTLCRNSRERQRFFDCLLGALKRTDNKYRLVISMRADFLGKCAEYSDLAQKIQDHQVIICPMEENELKEAITEPARKVGLEIELELVNQMIAEVMESKGRLLPMLQYTLRTLCEPIHCGRCASDLLTLQTYTKLGGIRGALPKRADAIYNEFSPVEQKVARKIFLELTQLGEGTEDTRRQVPKQDLLNSHSNPEVVEQIIQKLAQEEARLLVTDKPKDSSTGLEVVDVAHEALIRHWDRLSDWLNKSRDDIRRERKIEADAKEWLANDRAEEYLLRGRKLREAEVFLEDIQKDPDKVFFDKDAKQFVQQSIQREKEEQEKEQRIEQERIQRKKEEQERKQREIQQQLQRKQEELKKQKQRLLRNRIVLGLTVPVLFGVLAWIWNNSQNAGIVRLSQNSNRLSDSNKEADALVESLKSAKALKASLVVISPNTRIQVIAALGRAIYDLKEMNSLEGHRSAIKNVGFSPDRKTLASVDDDGVIKLWNSDGTLRQTIHGHSRYVNGISFSPDGKMFASASGDGTVKLWNLADSKLIQTFLGHSRAVNKIIFSTDGKNLVSASDDGSIKVWSLDGSLLRTIKVGSSVKDITFSPDGKFLASSETNGGRDKLKDGTIDNSKDGIIKLWNWNSADEKPIKTIPTKQCNNTKCTIWAVRFSPDGKFLATASENRTIKLWKSDGTYVGYIDGPDKDDSGHNDQILSLSFSPNISASGEYLLASASRDQSVRVWSVRSDYDINPPIKEELKPKVLELAGHEDKVSAVEFTPDGKILASVSNDKTVKFWNIDSRLQELKHEKEKAKSVSFSPDGKTIASSGQSETNSEGIIHLWNWNENRKSWEEKSKIPAHKRLIWQVSFSPDGEKLASASWDGTINLWSKQGELLASSANIGKSFYSVSFSPDGKLLASGDADKNVIIWEYEGNSLTQKQVLPNHTNDVRSVSFSPDGKWLASADLDNVIKLWRREGNSWKLIRDLEGHRNSIKRVIFSPDGQLLASASDDRTVKLWDINGKLINTLYGHTGKVTDIDFRPDSQVLASVGADKKVILWGRNGNLLHTINKHDGVISSVQFSPDGQTLASAGDDHRVILWNLNLEQLLEEGCTLSSGYLRANPSRTSEIRSLCNIPEVDPKLLVEQGRDLARQGKIEKAIAKFNEAQERGQTLGFKPKEEAENLFKASRQLKEGLNAAMDGKIDEAAKFFEEAIKGDSAFHNSGIKPVEEAERLHKLYPSKRQ; encoded by the coding sequence ATGAGCCGTGATGCATTGGTAGTCGGTATTAATAGCTATGATCACTTGCCTCCATTAACAGCACCTGCAAAGGATGCGGAGGCGATCGCAAAACTGTTAGAAAATTACGGAGAATTTAAAGTAACGCGGCTACCTGCTGTCAAAGATAGGCAAAATAACACTATTTGCATAGGTCAGAAAACTAGTGTGACTGTGACTCAGCTAGAAGAGTCAATAGTGCAACTTTTTAAACCAAAAGGTAAGCCACCAGAAACAGGTTTACTGTACTTTTCCGGACATGGGCTGCTTAAAGACCGAGGTGTTCAGGAAGGATTTTTGGCAGCAACCGATATTAACCCAAAAGACGGCAAGTGGGGATTATCTCTGAAATGGTTGCGGCAACTGCTACAAGAAAGTGATGTGTCCCAGGTGATTATCATTTTAGATTGCTGCCATAGCGGAGAATTACTAAATTTTGATGAGGCAGACCCAGGCAATAGAGGTAAAAAAGGAGATAGATGTTTTATTGCGGCTTGTCGTGATTTCGAGAAAGCCTATGAAGAAATTGATAGTACACACAGTGTACTGACTAAAGTACTGCTAAAAGGATTGGAACCTAGCCAAAAAGGGTGGGTTACTAACCTCGATTTGGCAGCTTTTATGAATCGGAAAGACCACCCCTTTCCGCAGGTTTCGGTTTGTGAGAACTCAGGTCAGAAAATCAACCTTACTTGCAGCTTGGCAGCACCTATAAAAGAAGTTGCTGCTAAATCAGAAAACCCTATTTGCCCTTACAAGGGTTTGGCTTACTTTGACTTTAATGATGAAGATCCGAAATATTTCCATGGTCGATTGAAACTGACAGATGATTTGTTGCAAAAAGTAAAATCTGGGAATTTTTTAGCTGTGCTAGGAGCTTCCGGAAGTGGTAAGTCTAGTGTTATTAGAGCGGGTTTACTTTATCAATTAAAGTTAGGACACAGATTGTCGGGTAGCGATACTTGGCAAATATCTATATTTAGACCAAGTGAGCATCCATTTCAGCGTTTAGTGGAGGCACTTGTACAGCCTGGGTTATCAACAGCTGATCATGCTATCGAACTAGGCAAAATAAAGAAGTTGATTGGGGAAGATCCTGTTGAGGGATTGGTGAATCTGATTACGGCTAATAAAGCCGAGTGTGTGGTGCTGGTGGTAGATCAGTTTGAAGAAGTTTTTACGCTGTGCCGGAACAGTAGAGAACGACAGCGATTTTTTGATTGTTTGTTAGGTGCTTTAAAGCGAACAGATAATAAGTACCGTCTAGTAATATCTATGCGGGCAGATTTTCTTGGCAAGTGTGCTGAATACAGTGATTTAGCTCAAAAAATTCAGGATCATCAAGTCATTATTTGTCCGATGGAAGAGAATGAGTTAAAAGAAGCTATCACAGAACCTGCTAGAAAAGTTGGACTAGAAATTGAATTAGAACTAGTTAATCAAATGATTGCTGAGGTTATGGAGTCTAAAGGAAGGTTACTTCCTATGTTGCAATATACTCTCCGGACACTATGTGAGCCGATACATTGCGGGCGCTGTGCGAGCGATCTCTTAACACTACAAACCTACACTAAATTAGGTGGTATCCGAGGAGCCTTACCAAAACGAGCTGATGCAATTTACAACGAATTCTCACCTGTAGAACAAAAAGTAGCCCGGAAAATCTTTTTAGAACTCACCCAGCTTGGAGAAGGCACTGAGGATACCCGCCGACAAGTACCAAAGCAAGATTTGTTGAATTCCCATTCTAACCCCGAAGTTGTCGAGCAAATTATCCAGAAACTCGCCCAAGAGGAAGCTAGGTTACTGGTTACAGATAAACCCAAAGACTCTTCCACTGGATTGGAAGTTGTAGACGTTGCTCACGAAGCACTAATTCGCCATTGGGATCGTTTGAGCGACTGGTTAAATAAGAGTCGAGATGATATCCGCAGAGAGCGAAAAATTGAGGCTGATGCTAAAGAATGGTTAGCGAACGATCGGGCGGAGGAATACTTGCTAAGAGGTCGAAAACTAAGGGAAGCAGAAGTCTTTCTCGAAGATATTCAAAAAGACCCTGATAAAGTTTTCTTTGACAAAGATGCAAAGCAATTTGTTCAACAAAGTATTCAAAGAGAAAAAGAAGAACAAGAAAAAGAACAAAGAATTGAACAAGAGCGCATTCAAAGAAAGAAAGAAGAACAAGAAAGAAAACAAAGAGAAATTCAACAACAACTCCAAAGAAAACAAGAAGAACTTAAAAAACAAAAGCAGCGTCTTTTAAGGAATAGAATTGTACTTGGCTTAACAGTACCTGTTTTATTTGGGGTATTGGCTTGGATATGGAACAATAGCCAAAACGCTGGAATTGTCAGGTTATCTCAAAACTCAAATCGCCTTTCTGACTCTAATAAAGAAGCTGATGCCCTAGTTGAAAGTCTAAAATCAGCCAAAGCCCTGAAAGCTTCACTTGTTGTCATCAGTCCCAATACCCGAATTCAAGTGATAGCTGCTTTAGGACGAGCAATTTATGATTTAAAAGAAATGAATAGTCTTGAAGGACACAGAAGCGCAATCAAAAATGTTGGCTTTAGCCCAGATAGAAAGACCCTCGCCTCGGTAGATGATGATGGTGTGATCAAGCTCTGGAACTCAGATGGAACATTGCGGCAAACAATTCACGGACATAGCCGTTATGTTAACGGTATTAGCTTCAGTCCCGATGGCAAAATGTTTGCTTCTGCAAGTGGTGATGGTACTGTTAAGCTGTGGAACTTAGCGGATAGCAAACTTATCCAAACGTTTTTAGGACATAGCAGAGCAGTTAATAAAATTATTTTCAGTACTGATGGAAAGAACTTAGTATCAGCAAGTGATGATGGTTCAATTAAGGTTTGGTCGTTGGATGGTTCATTACTTAGAACTATCAAAGTAGGCTCATCAGTTAAAGATATTACTTTCAGTCCTGATGGCAAATTTTTAGCTTCCTCAGAAACAAACGGTGGTCGTGACAAGTTAAAAGATGGTACTATTGATAATTCAAAGGACGGTATCATTAAGTTGTGGAATTGGAATTCAGCAGACGAAAAGCCAATCAAAACTATTCCTACTAAACAGTGTAATAATACCAAATGCACTATTTGGGCTGTAAGATTTAGCCCTGATGGAAAATTTTTAGCCACTGCTAGTGAAAACCGTACAATTAAGCTTTGGAAGTCAGACGGAACTTATGTTGGGTATATTGATGGACCTGACAAAGATGATAGTGGACATAACGATCAGATCCTGAGCTTAAGCTTTAGTCCTAATATAAGCGCATCTGGTGAATATTTGTTAGCCTCTGCAAGTCGGGATCAAAGTGTCAGAGTTTGGTCTGTTAGGTCAGACTACGATATCAATCCACCCATAAAAGAAGAATTAAAGCCAAAAGTATTAGAATTAGCAGGACACGAAGATAAGGTTTCAGCCGTAGAATTTACCCCTGACGGTAAGATATTAGCCTCTGTAAGCAACGATAAAACTGTTAAGTTTTGGAATATTGATAGCAGGCTCCAAGAACTCAAACATGAAAAAGAAAAAGCCAAGAGTGTCAGCTTTAGTCCTGATGGCAAAACAATCGCTTCATCTGGTCAGTCTGAAACTAACAGCGAGGGTATTATTCATCTTTGGAATTGGAATGAAAATAGAAAAAGCTGGGAGGAAAAATCTAAAATTCCCGCACATAAAAGATTAATTTGGCAAGTTAGTTTTAGTCCTGATGGTGAAAAATTAGCATCTGCTAGTTGGGACGGAACTATCAATCTTTGGAGTAAACAAGGTGAACTTCTTGCTTCCTCGGCAAATATAGGCAAGTCTTTTTATAGCGTTAGTTTTAGCCCTGATGGAAAATTGTTAGCTTCAGGTGATGCTGACAAGAATGTCATCATTTGGGAATATGAAGGAAATTCATTGACTCAAAAGCAAGTCCTTCCAAATCATACAAATGATGTTCGCAGTGTGAGTTTCAGTCCTGATGGAAAATGGTTAGCTTCTGCTGACTTAGATAACGTAATTAAACTTTGGCGGCGAGAAGGTAATTCTTGGAAGTTAATAAGAGATTTAGAAGGACATCGAAACTCCATTAAAAGAGTTATTTTTAGCCCGGATGGTCAACTCTTAGCCTCTGCAAGTGATGATCGTACAGTAAAATTGTGGGATATAAACGGAAAATTAATCAACACACTCTATGGTCATACAGGCAAAGTCACTGATATTGATTTCAGACCTGATAGTCAAGTTCTTGCTTCTGTGGGTGCTGATAAAAAGGTAATTTTATGGGGTAGAAATGGTAACTTATTACATACTATTAACAAGCATGATGGTGTGATATCTAGTGTACAATTCAGTCCTGATGGTCAAACTCTAGCTTCTGCCGGGGATGACCATCGAGTGATTCTTTGGAATTTGAATCTTGAGCAATTATTAGAAGAGGGTTGTACTTTATCTAGTGGTTATCTACGCGCAAATCCTTCTAGAACTTCAGAGATTCGCAGTCTCTGTAATATACCAGAAGTTGATCCGAAGTTGCTTGTTGAGCAGGGAAGAGATTTAGCACGTCAAGGAAAGATTGAAAAAGCGATCGCTAAGTTTAACGAAGCTCAAGAACGAGGTCAGACTTTAGGTTTTAAACCAAAGGAAGAAGCAGAAAATTTATTTAAGGCTTCCCGGCAATTAAAAGAAGGACTAAACGCTGCAATGGATGGAAAAATCGACGAAGCAGCTAAGTTTTTTGAAGAAGCTATTAAGGGAGATTCCGCATTTCATAATTCAGGAATTAAACCCGTTGAAGAAGCAGAACGCTTACATAAGCTATATCCCTCAAAAAGGCAATAA
- a CDS encoding CU044_2847 family protein yields MTKLLPIELDSNTIIYIEANEDVDSSLVSTEVSTEEEEEALTDKGMNPQEIRQKMIQNFQVIQGTIRAYTVYTLNAFKQIPIANVDKITLEFGIELGGEAGIPYVTKGTAKSNMKITVECSFPENKLEIK; encoded by the coding sequence ATGACCAAGTTACTACCTATTGAACTAGATAGCAATACAATAATTTATATCGAAGCGAACGAAGATGTGGATTCTTCTTTAGTCAGCACAGAAGTATCTACTGAAGAAGAGGAAGAAGCCCTGACAGATAAGGGAATGAATCCTCAAGAAATACGACAAAAAATGATCCAAAATTTTCAGGTAATTCAAGGCACCATTCGGGCTTACACGGTTTATACGTTAAATGCCTTTAAGCAAATTCCAATCGCTAACGTAGATAAAATCACCTTAGAGTTTGGGATTGAATTAGGTGGAGAAGCAGGTATTCCCTATGTAACTAAAGGTACAGCCAAAAGTAATATGAAAATTACTGTTGAGTGTTCTTTTCCTGAAAATAAACTTGAAATAAAATAA
- a CDS encoding ABC transporter permease, with protein MAKLPNLERHRVNWLTPLALLVPSGIWLLLLLLLPTLIIFELSLVPNIRPGDLVNPSGFNNYIRIIEPIYLKVILHSLFLAISTTIICLILGFPVAYWIAQMAPQRWRNLLLLSFVLPLWTSSLLRSYAWITILRPTGLLNSLLTDLGLPTLELLNRSPAVLIGMSYSLLPYMVLVLYASLEKLDQQLLEAAADLGANPMQTFWKVTVPQVFPGIAAGSLLVFITALGDFIDPELLGGASSMTAARLVYNQFLGATQNWGFGSALSMTLILMVSIAISLLIKFGEVKPKQ; from the coding sequence ATGGCTAAATTACCGAATTTAGAACGCCATCGTGTCAACTGGCTTACTCCTTTGGCGCTACTTGTACCATCGGGAATTTGGTTATTACTATTGTTGTTGCTACCAACATTAATAATTTTTGAGTTGAGTTTAGTCCCAAATATTCGACCAGGGGATTTGGTAAATCCTAGTGGATTTAATAACTACATCCGAATCATTGAACCAATTTATTTAAAAGTAATCTTACATTCATTATTTTTGGCAATTAGCACCACAATTATTTGTTTAATTTTAGGTTTTCCGGTCGCTTATTGGATTGCTCAAATGGCACCGCAGCGCTGGCGTAATTTGTTGTTATTAAGCTTTGTTTTACCTTTATGGACTTCTTCTTTACTGCGTTCTTATGCCTGGATTACAATTTTGCGTCCCACGGGATTACTTAACAGTTTACTCACTGATTTAGGTTTACCAACTTTGGAATTGCTTAACCGCAGTCCAGCAGTGTTAATTGGTATGAGTTACAGCTTATTACCTTACATGGTTTTAGTGTTGTACGCTTCTTTAGAAAAACTAGACCAGCAATTGTTAGAAGCAGCAGCTGATTTAGGCGCAAATCCCATGCAAACTTTTTGGAAAGTCACTGTACCTCAAGTTTTTCCAGGTATCGCTGCTGGTTCTCTGTTGGTATTTATCACAGCACTGGGGGACTTTATCGACCCAGAATTATTGGGTGGTGCTTCGAGTATGACAGCAGCAAGGTTAGTTTATAACCAGTTTCTCGGTGCTACCCAAAATTGGGGATTTGGTTCAGCTTTGAGTATGACGTTGATTTTGATGGTGAGTATAGCCATCTCTCTTTTGATTAAATTTGGTGAAGTCAAACCCAAACAATAA
- a CDS encoding spermidine/putrescine ABC transporter substrate-binding protein — protein sequence MTNRRQFLRKIAALSSLSLSSCGWRLANVGDNYTGSNQSDELHLYTWTQYTDQELLSTFTAQTGMKVVADVYDSNDVMLAKLQAGGGGSYSIIYPSDYMVQKMVDKNLLTPINHQSLIGLENLFPRFQNPSYDPYNRYSIPFNWGTTGLLYNSEKLSTAPEDWEYLWQNKDKLQKKMTLLNDVREVMGAALRMLGYSYNSQNEKEIKQAYEKLKELKPAIAAFDTDAWQNQILAGDLLLAMCYSADAVKISKENPNLKFVIPRSGSSLWTDTIVIPKISPNVAGAYAWINLILRPEVAAQISQRLNISTPNHAGFEQLPKQLQENTNLFPPESLLENCERLTPVGNFEEVYDRYWTQLLA from the coding sequence ATGACTAACAGAAGGCAATTTCTGAGAAAAATAGCAGCACTTTCTAGCCTGTCTTTAAGTAGTTGCGGCTGGAGATTGGCTAATGTCGGAGACAATTATACTGGTTCAAATCAAAGCGACGAATTACATTTATATACATGGACACAGTATACTGATCAAGAATTACTATCCACTTTTACTGCCCAAACTGGCATGAAAGTAGTGGCGGATGTATATGATTCTAATGATGTCATGCTGGCTAAGTTACAAGCTGGAGGTGGTGGCAGTTACAGCATTATCTATCCATCTGACTATATGGTGCAGAAAATGGTAGATAAAAATTTGTTAACGCCAATCAATCATCAAAGCTTAATTGGGCTAGAGAATTTATTCCCACGATTCCAGAATCCTAGTTATGACCCTTATAACCGTTATAGTATTCCCTTCAATTGGGGAACAACGGGTTTACTTTATAACTCGGAAAAACTCTCAACTGCACCAGAAGATTGGGAATATCTTTGGCAAAATAAAGATAAACTTCAGAAGAAAATGACTTTACTTAATGATGTGCGGGAGGTGATGGGTGCAGCATTGCGGATGCTAGGTTATTCTTATAATTCACAAAATGAAAAAGAAATTAAACAAGCTTATGAGAAATTGAAAGAACTCAAACCGGCAATTGCTGCTTTTGATACTGATGCTTGGCAAAACCAAATTCTCGCAGGTGATTTATTATTAGCTATGTGTTACTCTGCCGATGCAGTGAAAATATCTAAAGAAAACCCCAACCTGAAATTTGTAATTCCTCGTAGTGGTTCCTCTTTATGGACAGACACTATTGTAATTCCCAAAATATCACCTAATGTTGCTGGAGCTTATGCTTGGATTAACTTGATTTTACGACCAGAAGTCGCGGCTCAAATCAGCCAAAGACTAAATATTTCCACTCCTAATCATGCAGGATTTGAGCAATTACCAAAACAACTGCAAGAGAATACTAATTTATTTCCTCCAGAATCACTTTTAGAAAACTGTGAAAGACTGACTCCTGTCGGTAATTTTGAAGAAGTTTATGATCGGTACTGGACTCAATTGCTCGCTTAA
- a CDS encoding ABC transporter ATP-binding protein, with amino-acid sequence MAQTVMQNQRSVTSFQPLDVELRNVFKFFNQEPAVHGVDLDVRQGEFFSILGPSGCGKTTTLRLIAGFEKVDAGKLLIRGQSMTNVPPYRRPVNTVFQSYALFNHLNVWDNIAFGLRLQKLTKSETDSRVIEALKLVKMESLRSRLPSQLSGGQQQRVALARALVNRPAVLLLDEPLGALDLKLRKEMQVELSNLHKDLGLTFVMVTHDQEEALCLSDRIAVMNQGKIEQVGTPSEIYEHPQTPFVADFIGDTNLFSGEITTVDPEWVKILTKTGLSIVTTRSEDTPTELLQAVVISVRPEKIQISLYQPNLPTNCFEGRLVNVMYLGTHVNYVVELVNGININVLQPNTFGSLPDRNTPIYIWWAETDCIAISQESKTQIS; translated from the coding sequence ATGGCTCAAACTGTGATGCAAAATCAGAGGAGTGTAACGTCTTTTCAACCACTTGATGTTGAATTGCGTAACGTATTCAAGTTTTTTAACCAAGAGCCAGCTGTACATGGCGTAGATTTGGATGTTAGACAGGGAGAGTTTTTTAGTATATTAGGCCCTTCTGGTTGTGGTAAAACAACTACACTGCGCTTAATTGCTGGGTTTGAAAAAGTAGATGCAGGTAAATTATTGATTCGGGGTCAGTCAATGACCAATGTTCCTCCTTATCGAAGACCTGTAAATACTGTATTTCAAAGCTATGCTCTTTTTAACCATCTGAATGTATGGGATAACATCGCCTTTGGGCTGCGGTTGCAAAAATTAACCAAGTCAGAAACTGACAGCAGAGTCATAGAAGCTTTAAAGCTCGTAAAAATGGAAAGTTTGCGATCGCGCTTACCTTCTCAACTTTCTGGTGGTCAACAGCAACGAGTAGCCTTAGCTAGAGCTTTGGTTAATCGTCCCGCAGTTTTACTTCTAGATGAACCATTGGGAGCATTAGACCTCAAACTCCGCAAAGAAATGCAGGTTGAGTTATCAAATTTACACAAAGATTTAGGATTGACATTTGTGATGGTGACACACGATCAAGAAGAAGCACTCTGCTTATCTGATCGCATTGCTGTGATGAATCAAGGCAAAATTGAGCAAGTTGGTACTCCCAGCGAAATTTATGAACACCCCCAAACCCCCTTTGTTGCTGATTTTATTGGCGATACAAACTTATTCAGCGGTGAAATCACCACGGTAGATCCTGAATGGGTGAAAATTTTGACCAAAACCGGACTCTCTATCGTCACTACACGTTCGGAAGATACACCAACTGAATTATTACAAGCAGTAGTCATCAGTGTCCGCCCAGAAAAAATTCAGATTTCTCTTTATCAACCGAATCTGCCCACAAACTGCTTTGAAGGTAGATTAGTCAATGTTATGTACTTAGGTACTCATGTTAATTATGTTGTGGAATTAGTCAACGGCATCAATATCAATGTTTTACAACCTAACACTTTTGGCAGCTTACCAGACCGCAACACACCCATTTATATTTGGTGGGCAGAAACTGACTGTATTGCTATTAGTCAAGAATCAAAAACCCAAATTTCATAG
- the mrdA gene encoding penicillin-binding protein 2: MNLLQPPVLGGQKNTRTVGRNSQSIFLIVFTLLMTSAIGARLAYLQIIEGAKLRQRAESNRIRMIAKQPERGNIFDRNGKLLATTRYPRSVYLWPMAHTKPSWSVVGSRLSQLLDIPQEEMEKKLVQAGANSSTLIRIARDLNEAQITALKEYENELTDVEINTDAVRYYPQGRQLSHVIGYTRELTAEQLKKRKSEGYRLGDVIGQMGVEKAYEKTLRGEWGGQQVEVDGAGRPLRVLGEKQAKPGNDLHLTIDVELQKTAEKALGNRNGAIVALNPNNGEVLGMVSHPTFDPNIFSKQKLSQKDWKTVQGEDHPLVNRALSVFPPASTFKIVTTTAGLESGKFSPNTVLQTYGSLNIGGTRFGEWNHAGFGPLGFVGALQWSSDTFFYQIGKGVGGPKLIEWTRKYGFGEKTGFEFSTEEAKGLVPDETWKQKVWKMPWTVGDSINMSIGQGALQTTPLQVAVMFSVPANGGYRVQPHLFKDNGDAKKWRKSLNMKPTTIKILREGLRKVVAEGTGKALNKPTIPPVAGKSGTAEAWNHGVKENHAWFGAYAPADKPEIVIVAFAEHSGGGGGSVAAPMILEIMEEYFARKYPGKYQKP; the protein is encoded by the coding sequence ATGAATTTATTACAACCACCCGTACTAGGCGGACAGAAAAATACACGCACAGTCGGGCGCAATTCTCAATCAATATTTTTAATTGTATTCACTTTATTGATGACATCTGCAATAGGCGCTCGTTTAGCTTATTTGCAAATAATTGAGGGTGCAAAACTCCGACAACGTGCTGAGTCCAACCGGATTCGGATGATTGCTAAACAACCAGAACGAGGCAACATTTTTGACCGCAATGGCAAACTGTTAGCAACTACTCGCTATCCTCGGTCAGTGTATTTGTGGCCTATGGCACATACTAAACCATCTTGGTCTGTGGTGGGATCGCGTTTGAGTCAACTGCTTGACATTCCTCAAGAGGAAATGGAAAAGAAACTAGTACAAGCTGGAGCTAATTCATCTACCCTGATTAGAATTGCTCGTGACTTAAATGAAGCGCAAATCACAGCTTTAAAGGAGTATGAAAACGAACTGACAGATGTAGAAATCAATACAGATGCTGTGCGTTATTATCCTCAAGGCAGACAATTATCCCATGTCATCGGCTACACCCGTGAACTGACCGCAGAACAGTTAAAAAAACGAAAGTCAGAAGGCTACCGTCTAGGAGATGTCATTGGTCAGATGGGTGTAGAAAAAGCTTATGAAAAAACTCTCCGGGGTGAATGGGGTGGTCAGCAAGTAGAAGTAGATGGTGCAGGTAGACCGCTGCGGGTATTGGGAGAAAAACAAGCAAAACCTGGTAATGATTTACACTTGACGATAGATGTAGAATTGCAAAAAACAGCAGAAAAGGCTTTAGGTAATCGCAACGGGGCAATTGTGGCACTAAACCCCAACAATGGTGAGGTATTAGGAATGGTATCCCATCCTACCTTTGACCCCAATATTTTTTCTAAACAAAAACTCTCTCAAAAAGACTGGAAAACCGTCCAAGGAGAGGATCATCCTTTGGTGAATCGGGCTTTGAGTGTCTTTCCCCCTGCGAGTACTTTTAAAATTGTTACCACAACTGCGGGACTAGAATCGGGTAAATTTTCTCCCAACACAGTCCTACAAACCTATGGTTCTTTGAATATTGGTGGGACAAGGTTTGGTGAGTGGAACCACGCCGGATTTGGTCCATTGGGTTTTGTGGGTGCATTACAGTGGAGTAGTGACACTTTCTTTTATCAAATAGGTAAGGGAGTAGGTGGTCCGAAATTAATTGAATGGACTCGCAAATATGGATTTGGTGAAAAAACTGGCTTTGAGTTCTCCACCGAAGAAGCAAAAGGTTTAGTTCCTGATGAAACTTGGAAACAGAAAGTTTGGAAAATGCCTTGGACTGTAGGTGATTCCATTAATATGTCAATTGGTCAAGGTGCTTTACAAACGACACCTCTACAAGTGGCTGTAATGTTCTCTGTCCCTGCTAATGGTGGTTATCGGGTTCAGCCTCATCTATTCAAAGACAATGGTGACGCAAAAAAATGGCGCAAATCTTTAAATATGAAACCGACAACCATCAAAATACTCCGTGAAGGATTACGTAAAGTCGTAGCTGAAGGTACAGGAAAGGCTCTGAATAAACCTACTATTCCCCCAGTAGCTGGTAAGAGTGGTACAGCGGAAGCTTGGAATCATGGAGTAAAAGAGAATCATGCTTGGTTTGGTGCTTATGCACCAGCTGATAAACCAGAAATTGTCATTGTGGCTTTTGCTGAACATTCTGGTGGTGGTGGTGGGAGTGTAGCTGCACCAATGATTTTAGAAATTATGGAAGAATATTTTGCCCGTAAGTATCCAGGTAAGTATCAAAAACCGTAG